Proteins co-encoded in one Lacipirellulaceae bacterium genomic window:
- a CDS encoding glycosyl hydrolase family 17 protein — MTRWFLFLVALACLSPGHVAAEAIEVSGEDFVVRKFVPELDGTWIGEGISYGPYREGQGPGGEQPTDEQLIEDLELIAEHWNLIRIYGSRGFTERVLRIIRERKLPLKVMLGAWITRELEGEGQGSVNQEALRANREEVSELIRLTNAYPDVVIAASVGNETQVYWSAHKARIELLINYLREVRSATEVPVTTADDFNFWNKPESKAVAAEVDFIVLHVHALWAGNLLKDAMAWTERIYDEICEHHPEKLVVIGEAGWATRVHTEGEQAQLIKGKAGEKEQAIYYQQFKDWTQKEKVCTFFFEAFDEPWKGGPHPNEVEKHWGLFKVDRQPKEAMKSFVK; from the coding sequence ATGACTCGATGGTTCTTGTTCTTGGTGGCTTTGGCCTGTCTTTCGCCCGGTCATGTGGCGGCGGAAGCGATCGAGGTGTCGGGCGAAGACTTTGTGGTTCGCAAGTTCGTCCCTGAACTCGACGGCACTTGGATTGGTGAAGGGATTTCCTACGGGCCGTATCGTGAGGGGCAGGGGCCGGGGGGTGAGCAGCCGACCGACGAGCAGCTTATCGAAGACTTGGAGCTGATTGCCGAGCATTGGAACTTGATCCGCATCTATGGCAGCCGTGGTTTTACGGAGCGTGTGTTGAGGATCATCCGCGAGCGAAAGCTGCCGCTCAAGGTGATGCTGGGCGCTTGGATCACTCGGGAGCTTGAGGGCGAGGGGCAGGGCAGTGTCAATCAAGAAGCCTTGCGAGCGAACCGAGAGGAAGTGTCAGAGCTGATCCGATTGACCAACGCTTACCCCGATGTGGTGATTGCGGCGAGTGTTGGCAACGAGACGCAAGTGTATTGGTCGGCTCACAAAGCGCGCATTGAACTGCTGATCAATTACCTCCGCGAAGTCCGCTCGGCGACGGAGGTGCCGGTCACCACGGCTGACGATTTCAACTTCTGGAACAAGCCGGAAAGCAAAGCCGTAGCCGCCGAGGTTGATTTTATCGTCCTGCACGTTCACGCCTTGTGGGCGGGCAATCTGTTGAAGGACGCGATGGCGTGGACGGAGCGGATCTATGACGAGATCTGCGAGCACCACCCGGAGAAGCTCGTGGTGATCGGTGAGGCAGGTTGGGCGACCCGCGTGCATACCGAGGGCGAGCAGGCGCAGTTGATTAAAGGGAAAGCGGGAGAGAAAGAGCAAGCCATCTACTACCAGCAGTTTAAGGATTGGACGCAGAAGGAGAAGGTTTGCACGTTCTTCTTCGAAGCCTTCGACGAACCGTGGAAGGGCGGGCCGCATCCCAACGAAGTGGAAAAGCATTGGGGGCTGTTCAAGGTCGACCGACAGCCGAAAGAGGCGATGAAAAGTTTCGTGAAGTAG
- a CDS encoding PEP-CTERM sorting domain-containing protein (PEP-CTERM proteins occur, often in large numbers, in the proteomes of bacteria that also encode an exosortase, a predicted intramembrane cysteine proteinase. The presence of a PEP-CTERM domain at a protein's C-terminus predicts cleavage within the sorting domain, followed by covalent anchoring to some some component of the (usually Gram-negative) cell surface. Many PEP-CTERM proteins exhibit an unusual sequence composition that includes large numbers of potential glycosylation sites. Expression of one such protein has been shown restore the ability of a bacterium to form floc, a type of biofilm.): MTCLGVRRLCIALLAVLTIPNAAWATIPYGGLADGTPSLGPGLASPSIVPGKEYSHDRDHMITAVGTAPDPKQIVAWDGSGGVTDGLDFSPPVFPTALVDLEVDAIANHGDFLFDELLSDDAHLLFSLDKDFVGYGPGGVPFPGMIPSGPAVILGNGNTVGGAGEISYELGVFGGANGADIQGTWAAQAMINGMPLPDDIDGLEIWGPEPAVAADTDKLSLRVDAATGLAGPPTSVFNADGSTYITLPMIEAAVFPLLGGPIPTTADADAINLDALMVSDVVGEDTDFGRDPAGGLDVDAIIFSIDQIPDPADPDGYYATGSELFVLDAAGGASFLFHGGHLWDHAYALATFSMGMPGGNQNYFAFDIDAIEAVTEGVVPEPSTAVLLLLGTALLSRRRNR; encoded by the coding sequence ATGACGTGTCTCGGAGTAAGAAGGTTGTGCATTGCTCTTCTTGCAGTGCTGACGATCCCGAATGCTGCTTGGGCAACGATTCCTTACGGCGGGCTCGCTGACGGAACGCCGTCGCTTGGTCCTGGGTTAGCATCGCCATCGATTGTGCCGGGTAAAGAATACTCGCATGACAGGGACCACATGATAACGGCCGTTGGAACGGCACCTGACCCGAAGCAGATTGTTGCCTGGGATGGATCAGGCGGTGTCACCGACGGATTAGATTTCTCTCCGCCAGTCTTTCCGACGGCACTCGTTGACCTGGAAGTCGATGCCATTGCAAACCATGGCGATTTCCTCTTTGATGAACTGCTCTCTGACGATGCCCACTTGTTGTTTTCTCTGGACAAAGATTTTGTGGGCTATGGACCGGGCGGAGTCCCCTTCCCCGGTATGATTCCATCGGGACCCGCGGTGATTCTCGGCAACGGCAATACGGTTGGCGGTGCGGGTGAAATCTCGTACGAACTGGGAGTCTTTGGTGGGGCCAACGGCGCAGACATTCAAGGCACGTGGGCCGCTCAGGCCATGATCAACGGCATGCCGCTGCCGGATGATATCGATGGACTCGAAATCTGGGGACCGGAACCAGCGGTTGCAGCCGACACGGATAAGTTGTCGCTACGTGTTGATGCGGCCACGGGGCTCGCCGGCCCGCCAACTTCGGTGTTTAATGCGGATGGCTCAACATACATCACGCTACCGATGATTGAAGCAGCCGTCTTCCCGTTATTGGGTGGTCCCATTCCGACAACGGCTGACGCAGACGCGATTAACCTCGACGCACTCATGGTCAGCGATGTGGTGGGTGAGGATACCGATTTTGGACGCGACCCCGCCGGTGGTTTGGATGTCGATGCCATTATTTTCAGCATCGATCAAATCCCCGATCCTGCCGACCCGGATGGATACTATGCCACCGGTAGCGAACTGTTCGTACTCGATGCGGCGGGCGGCGCCTCATTCTTGTTCCACGGCGGTCACCTGTGGGACCATGCCTACGCATTGGCCACCTTTAGTATGGGAATGCCGGGCGGTAACCAGAACTATTTTGCTTTCGACATCGATGCGATTGAGGCCGTGACCGAAGGCGTAGTTCCTGAACCTAGCACAGCCGTGTTGTTGCTGTTGGGGACGGCATTGCTATCACGTCGTCGGAATCGCTAG